The stretch of DNA TCCAAGGCTAATTGCGCGCCATTGCGGCCCTGGACCCCGAGGTCCGAATATTTGCCTTCCAGCGGTCCCAGAAATCCAACCGTGATGACCGAGTCGCGCGTGCAGGAAAAAAGAACGCACATCACGGCGCACAGAAAAAACATGTTTCGGAGGCCTGAATGCATAAATACCGCCATGCGTTGTCGTCGGTGGCGCACGCGTGGGCCGCATGCATCCGTTATTTCGGTTCCCATGTGATGGGATTGGTATTGTAAGACATTTTATACCGCATCTCCAAACGTTTTCAACCATGGTTTTTTCATATTTTTCCGAAGAGTATCGAGGTCCGCCCATCAACGGGCCGAAACCACAAAGCGCCATGGCGGTAATCCGTGGCGCTTCATTTTCTTATCCGTCCAGGACGTTGAAGGTGCGTTATCGGGCTACCAGTTCCACGCGACGGTTTTTGGCCCGCCCGTCTTCGTTTGTGGTTGACGCGACCGGTACGGTGGGGCCGCATCCGAACGGGACAAGCCGCTTCATCATGTGCCGTTCGACCATCCGGCCATCTAGGCCGCCCTTCTGCGGCCAAGCCTCCCGTTCTTCCAAAAATAATTGAGCTTTGATCAAAAAATAGAATTGCTCCTCAAGGCGGCCCTTAGGCCTGGAGCGGGCACGGTCGGGCGCCTCGCCTCAGCCCTTGAGCGCCCGGTCCAGGGCGGCCAGCAGGCGTTCGTCATTTTTGGACGAACGCATGAGATGCGGGATTTCGATCAGACTTTGCAGCTCGGCCGCGTCGATCATGGCCACGCTCTTTCCCTTGCGGCGCCGGATGACGACGATTTCCTGATTCTCCGTGACCTCGTCGCACAGGCTGGAAAAATTGGCGCGGGCCTTTGTGTAGGTGGTTTGCAACACGGGCGTCCTCCATGGGTATGCGCAAAAGGCAGGTTCGCATCGGCCCGTATGATGACAATCAGCCCTGAATGTCCCTCGTTCCCACGCGCATGCTCAATGCGAATATTTGGTTCCGTCACGCGAAACGGGCGGGTTTGATCCCGCCCGTTTTGGTGACCGACTCCGGTTCGACATCATGGTTTACCGGCCTTTCCCCACAGCGGATCATTGCCAAAGCGCTCGGTCCACCAGTCTTCCTCGGACAAATAGTGTTCGATTTCTTCCCGCGCGAAAGAATACCTGTACTGATCGCAGTACAACAGAATCGTCCTGTACGCCGCGTTCAAGCGGCTCGTCATCTCGTTGCAAGCGGCCTCGTCGTCATTGCCCCGG from Deltaproteobacteria bacterium encodes:
- a CDS encoding type II toxin-antitoxin system Phd/YefM family antitoxin, whose translation is MLQTTYTKARANFSSLCDEVTENQEIVVIRRRKGKSVAMIDAAELQSLIEIPHLMRSSKNDERLLAALDRALKG
- a CDS encoding J domain-containing protein; the encoded protein is MVKYQDIIEAKELLDLPERASMDDIKAQYRKLVGYWHPDRGNDDEAACNEMTSRLNAAYRTILLYCDQYRYSFAREEIEHYLSEEDWWTERFGNDPLWGKAGKP